The following DNA comes from Flavisolibacter ginsenosidimutans.
TAACCTCTGCCAACGGGAATGGACACGCCGTTTACGTCAACCGCTTCGGCAGTATAAGATTCAATCTTGCTGACCGAGACGATGAACGAACGATGAATGCGTTTGAAGAGATGCGACGGCAGCAATTCTTCCATCTCGTTTGTGCTCATTTTGGAAACAAACACTTTGCTTGTGGTTACAATTCTGATGTATTCCCTTTGGCTTTCGACGTAAACAATGTCGGCAAACAAAATCTTCACCTTCTTTTTTTGCACGTTTAAAAAGAGGTAATCTTTTTGCTCCGCATTTTCCTTTGGTTCGTGCAGCACTCTTTGTGATGTTTTTACTTTGTTGACAGCTACTAAAAAACGTTCAAACCCGAATGGCTTCAGCAAGTAGTCGGTTACGTTCAAGTTAAATCCTTCCACCGCGTATTGATGGTAAGCTGTGGTGATGATAACGGCGGGTGGATGCGCTAATGTTTTTAAAAAAGCCATGCCTTTCAGCTTGGGCAAATGAATATCTAAAAAAATCAAATCCGTGTTGTGTTCCCGCAGGTAATCGGTGGCCAGCAAGGCATCTTTAAACGTTGCCTGAAGTTCTAAGAACGGCACTTGCGAAATATAATCCACCAAAACTTTTACGGCCAACGGCTCATCTTCTACAACAATGCATTTGATGTTAGACATGGCTTGACAGGTTGATTTTTAGTTCGGCTGTAAACACAGCTTTTTCGTGCTGAACGAATAATGTAAATTCTTTGTAAAGCAATTCCAATTGGCGCCGCAGATTGGCAAGGCCGATGTTTTCTTTTACACCTCCTTCTGCAGAAACAGCTTCCGCAGAATTTTTTACCACGAAGGAAAGTTGCCGTTGCCGCAACGAAAGATGAACGTCCACAAAGGGTTGGTCTCTTGTTTCGGAAACGCCGTGCTTGAAGGCATTCTCGACCAGCGGAATCAACAAAAGCGGCGGCACCGCCTGCTTCATGTCTTCTATATCGTAATTAAAATTGATGCGCAGCGTTTCGTCATAACGCAAAGTTTCAAGCGAAATATAATCATCAATA
Coding sequences within:
- a CDS encoding LytR/AlgR family response regulator transcription factor, translating into MSNIKCIVVEDEPLAVKVLVDYISQVPFLELQATFKDALLATDYLREHNTDLIFLDIHLPKLKGMAFLKTLAHPPAVIITTAYHQYAVEGFNLNVTDYLLKPFGFERFLVAVNKVKTSQRVLHEPKENAEQKDYLFLNVQKKKVKILFADIVYVESQREYIRIVTTSKVFVSKMSTNEMEELLPSHLFKRIHRSFIVSVSKIESYTAEAVDVNGVSIPVGRGYRDVIENL